The Lathyrus oleraceus cultivar Zhongwan6 chromosome 5, CAAS_Psat_ZW6_1.0, whole genome shotgun sequence genome includes the window AAATGGAGCCAAAGAAAGACACCATGAATGGAAAGGGAAATATTAAAGCACATCAGCTCTTGGAGCAGAAGGAACTAACCTTGGATGCTAGTGACTATTTATGGTACATGACTAGTGTTGATATCAATGACACTTCAATTTGGAGCAATGCAACTCTCAGTGTGAACACTATGGGGCATACACTTCATGGTTATGTTAATAGGAGGTATATAGGATACCAATTTAGCCAATGGGGAAATAAATTCACTTATGAAAAGAAAGTTTCTTTGAAGAATGGAACAAACATTATAACTTTGCTTAGTGCCACTGTCGGGCTTGCAAACTATGGTGCATGGTTTGACGAGATAAAAACAGGCATATCAGGTGGCCCTGTTCAATTGATTGGAAAAAATAATGTTACTATGGATTTGTCAACCAACCTTTGGTCTTATAAGGTTGGTTTGAATGGTGAGAGGAAACGTTTATATGATTCGCAACAACATCTCAGTGTATCATGGAACACTAATTCACCTCATATTCCTATTGGAAAACCTATGACTTGGTATAAGGCAGAGTTTAAAGCCCCTTTTGGAACAAACCCTATCGTGGTGGACTTCCAAGGCCTAGGTAAAGGACATGCTTGGGTGAATGGACATAGCATTGGTCGTTATTGGGCTTCTTGGGTTACAGCTACAAATGGATGCAGTGACACGTGCGATTATCGGGGAAAATATGTAAAGGAAAAGTGCAACACTAATTGTGGAAGTCCATCGCAAAGGTGGTATCATGTACCAAGATCATTCTTGAATGATGACATGAACATATTGGTTTTATTTGAGGAAATAGGTGGTAATCCTCAGAGTGTTCAGTTCCAAACTGTGACAACAGGAATTATTTGTGCTAATGTATATGAAGGCGCACAACTCGAACTATCATGCCAAAGTGGACAAGTAATTTCACAAATCCAATTTGCTAGCTTTGGGAATCCACAAGGCCAGTGTGGTTCTTTTAAGAAAGGGCCTTGGGAAGCTACAAATACCCAATCTGTTGTGGAAGCTGCATGCATAGGAAAAAGTAATTGTGGATTTATAGTTACAAAAGAAATGTTTAGTGTTCCACTTGGAGTAACAAATAGTACAGCTAAATTAGCGGTGCAGGTGACATGTTAAGCCAGAATTTTCTACAAgttaatttaaaaattaaatgtCCAATTATcaaattttaaataatatattaaaaatttCACATATCGTAAGTTAAAATCATTTTTCTTTAGTTTAAACGTTAATGTAAGTTGTGGTAACAATAAAAGTTATTTGAGCAACCACCCAATCTCTTTCAACATTTCTACCATGAAAAATTGTATCATTCTTACAGAGCAAAATGACCCGTATATTTGCAAACAAGATGTTATACCTCATGAACAACATTAGAGTTTGTTTAGTTTTTCATTGAAAATTAGTAAAATTATAGTGAAACAACTCAAAAACACATATAATCCGGGACGGAGTCAGAAATTTTAAACTGTGAGGACAATATATTATTATATGAAtttatttccatttatttttaaaacataaatatatattatattttttttaatgaaatttatatctaaaaaaatatttaatatttataaatcttttatttttgtaacttcctaaattttattataaaaaataatatttttttgtatGCATTTTTTATAAGATcataatattaatataaaatcctataaatcaatttttttaaagGTTTAGGGAAAAAATATTTTGAAGTTATACAAAAAAAAAATCGAATATATTTAGTATGCCatattttgatttaattatttaCAGTGAAAATAAAAAAACTCACATTAATTTCAAAGAATATCCTAAACAAACATTcatatattttataatttttaataatatattcataataataatattatttcaattaatttaaaatctactaatatatatatatatatatatatatatatatatatatatatatatatatatatatatatatatataatttgtTTTTTGAGAAACATAGTGGGGGCACATGCCCCCATACCAATGGATGTGCCTCCGTCCCTACATATAATTGCTTCAAAAAATTCATATTTAAAGCTTGTTATTACTTTCTAATAAAAAACTTGCACCACacattttatttttcttttaaacaATAAATCGTAGTTTTATGTGTCTtttatttctttctctttttttagGTATAAGTGTGTTTTGTAAGTCTTACATGTTTATCTTTATCCTGATATTTTCTTAGATCaaattttatatatttattagGATAATTATTTTATGAAATATTTTATCACAAGTGTGAAAGATATGAAAGCATATTAGTGCATGTGAAATTTATCATTAGAATTCAATGTATACATTAACTTATGCGataagttatatatatatatatatatatatatatatatatatatatatatatatatatatatatatatatatatatatatatatattaaatttaGCGCCATAAATTAATGTCTAATTCCGTTCATGTGATAATAGTAATTGATTGACatttaaaattcattaaaataataattatgaTACATTATTTAGATTTAGATTTCAAATTGTTAAAGGCAATGATGTTTTAGCTTTGAACCAATATTGATTCAACACAAACTTCTATTTTTAATATATTACTTACaagtttttattattttttgatttCCATGACTCTTAATATAAATCTTTAGTAGCTTCCCCTAAATTTTAAGCCAATGTATTATCAATATGACTTGTAAATGGATATTTTTATAAGTTACgaaaaattatattattaaaGTTAAAATCGTTTTACttatttaaaaatttaattttctGGAAGGATATGCTTTTATGGCATTCCTAATATAAAGTGGAATTGTATTCAAAACTTAAAGTTATTTGATTTTAATAACAAAAAAGAGTATTTTGTCGAACTTAATGTAAGGAATACAAATAAATGTGATGaattaaaatgataaaatataacTAAACTACTAGGTGAAGAGTTAAAAGGATAACCAGTTATATATAAAAGTACGAAATATGTCAAAtaatttcacaaaacaaacaatAAAGTTGATATAATTTTGTATTTATGTTATTTATGTATTCATTTTACCACTTACATTGCATGAGTTTTATATCTTTTATTAAAAAACCAACTGAATGGAATGAATGTGATAAAATCCTCTTGGTAGAGGAACTATGTCTTGTGATACTCTCCCCTAAATCGGTTTGACAACATGCATCTATCCACCAAAATATCATGAGTGATAGTTGAACCATGTTAAAATTCCTTAGTAATATAAATAAGTCTTATGATGCTATCCCCTAAGTAGGATTTACAACAATCATCTACGCGCATATGTATCATTAAAAGAAGTAGGGCCACGTTAAAATCCTTCTAGTTAAAGGACTAAGTATTGTAAACTCTCCCCTAAATCAAATAGAATCTCTATGTGTTGGCATATATTTAAAATGAATTGGACCATATTAAACTCATTTGAAGAAAGAGGCTAACTCTTGTGATACTATCATTTAACAATGTTCGTGTTCGACTGTGATTTTCAACAAATCTACCTCTCGTGGAAAGACATATGGCTTTATTTAAACTGCACCAAAAACAAAAGGCATCAATTTTTGCATTATTCACCCCTAATATAGACCGTGTCTTATGATTAACAAGTTTACATTTCTATTAAAGAAGTTGGTATGGTACACTTTATAACTCATGCCAACAAAGAAACGGAGTATCCAAAACCCTACCAAAATATAAAAAATGGCAACATAAAAACAACACTAATTtataacaaataaataaataaaaccaCTAAGAGATGAGGGAGATATATTAGTACCGGGATAAACATTAAGATTTACTTGAGAAATAGTAATTCCTATGTGATTATATATAGAACATTGAGAAATTTTCCCCATTAAATGGTCGTAGATTTCTAAGAAGATACAATTCTTCAGATATAAATTATATTCTTCGTACTCGTGAAAAAGCTCGAAATACCAAATGAATATCTCGTTAATTAAGAAAATATACAACTGGTAGTTCATCTGATAAAAGAAGAACCATTTATCTATAAACTACAATATGTGATATCATAGAGATACTACAATGTAAATTGTTTTTGACAACAACAACAAAGCTTTTAGAGATCAGACTGGTACATTCTCTTTGGAAAAAAAATCAACTAGTAAAGAGAATTCTTCTCAAGAGAAATTATAAACCTCATCGTGTTGGCTTCGACACAATAAACACACTTATAACAAGCAAAAATATTTCTTTGTCAATCGGGCATGAACACACCAATTAGAAATACACAGCTCATACAAATCTCGCTCCTAGGTGCTGGTGGACCAAAATAATTTCATTAAGAATTTAACCCTTAATAACCACTTGCTTTAGGGCTTTGGACAGACATGAGGGTTAAGGATATGATCATGACCTCAAACAAAACTAGCCTAGATTTCAAATATGGACCCTGCAACTCGTTACACGGGTCAAACATGCCATTTAGACTGGGATAACTATTTCTAAAGCATATCACCCTTAAGAACCTCATGCTTAGGGGATGTGGATATGAATGAAGAGAAAATAATCTCGGGTCACTCATGGACTATGTTAAATAAAAATCTATATCGATCAATCTATCATTATCTCAACACGTATTTTTCGAAGTATAAAATATGAACAAGTTCAACTTATAAATCGACACACTATGGACAACTATTTTAAATACCTTTTAATCTAAATCTTAATTTCACTAAACCTTCGACATGTCCACAGTTAAATGACGTCTCTCTATTTTGAACAAGAACAATAAGTTATATATGCCACATATTATAACAGATCTCTGAAAGTAAAATCATATTTTCAAGTACGGGTCGAGTATGAAACCATCATAATATAATTTTTTTACTATATATTAACCATTGCaaaatataatttaaaatatataataataaaatatttttgttcgTATAACTAAAATATATAATTGAATGGTATAAGTTATCAATGGCAGATTCATAATTTTTTAATAATCGGGGCAGTAAAATAGTTTCTAATATGAACATTTATAAAGAATTAATAAGCATATAACAAATAGTAAGgtatttaatttttaatataagaCACAATTTGCTTCACTTTGCATGTTTAACGTTAAGAGATtgataaaaataattttaaaaaaaagtttattACTTTAAATTTCAATAtatcttttttatttatataataaaatatttttaataaaaataataatttgaTATAAGGAGACAACTACTGTTTTTTTGTGTGAAAGTAAAATCAAAATTATAAGTCATTTAAAGAGTTATTTTTTATGTGGAGGATTAGATTCGATATTGTCATATACATATCAAATAGATTATGTTAGCAAACTTttttttgtctatataaaataCATGATATAATTAGATCTTCTCGTGTTTTATACCGTTCATTCATCTTATATTTGTATTTATCTTATCCTAAACCATCAACTAACCCTGAATAATTTGTAATCAATATTTTGGAATTATATCTCTTTTACTATATATAAATTATTATAATAGCAAATTTAAATATGCTAATTTAGATATATGCGACAAGCATAATTTTGTTATTCCGTAGTTTTATGTACACTTTGGTTGAAGATTTTTTTGTTTCATTCATTATTTCCATTacttaaattaaaaattaataattgTATTTGGATAAACAAAGTTAAATATTTGAAGATTTTTAGAACATATAGGTTGTATTTGACGAGTTCTTACTCACTCCTTGGGTGTCTTTTTTTTCTTGTGACCAACACATATAACATACTTTTTATGAAGAGAAATCTAATTTAGAATATTGATTAGATAGTTCAACACTATTTTTGGGGAACAACCAAACTACATTTTCCTATATAATTCATTTTCTCAATTATAATATTTCAATAAAAAGACGGAAGAATCATACATGTTCAAAATGGGTTTGTTATCTTGTTATAGCATTCTCTTAATGAGTATGATTATGTTGCACTCGTGTTTTGCCATAGAGGTTACTTATGATTCAAAAGCTCTAATTATCAATGGAGAAAGACGTCTTATTTTTTCAGGTGCAATCCATTATCCAAGAAGCACTGTGGAGATGTGGCCCGACCTTATTCAAAAGGCCAAAGATGGTGGCCTTGATGCCATTGAAACTTATATATTTTGGGATCGTCACGAACCTGTTCAACGTGAATATAATTTCTCAGGAAATTTGGATTTTGTCAAATTTTTCAAGCTTATCCAAGAAGCTGGACTATATGCCATTATGAGGATTGGTCCTTATGCATGTGCGGAATGGAACTACGGAGGATTCCCATTGTGGCTTCACAATATTCCTGGGATCGAGCTAAGAACAAATAATGAGGTTTACAAGAAAGAAATGCAGATTTTCACCACAAAGATCGTGAATGTGGCAAAAGAAGCAAATCTGTTTGCATCACAAGGAGGTCCCATTGTTCTAGCTCAAATTGAGAATGAATATGGAGATATCATGTGGAATTACAAAGATGCCGGGAAGGAATACGTTAAATGGTGTGCTCAAATGGCTCTAGCACAAAATATTGGGGTTCCATGGATCATGTGTCAGCAAGGTGATGCTCCCCAACCTATCATCAATACTTGCAATGGATACTACTGTCATAATTTTAAACCTAATAACCCAAAAAGTCCTAAAATGTTCACTGAAAATTGGATTGGTTGGTTCCAAAAATGGGGTGAAAGGGTTCCCCATAGAAGTGCTGAAGATTCAGCTTTCTCAGTTGCACGCTTTTTCCAAAATGGAGGTGTATTAAACAATTACTACATGTACCATGGAGGAACCAACTTTGGCCGCACATCAGGTGGACCATATATAACAACATCTTATGACTATGATGCACCGATTGATGAGTATGGGAATTTGAATCAACCAAAATGGGGACATCTTAAGCAACTTCATGCAGCAATTAAATTGGGTGAAAATGTTCTTACAAATTATATATCAGTAAATGACAAGGATCTTGGCAATGGAATCACACTTACAACATACGCCAATTCCACAGGCGCAAGATTTTGTTTCCTGAGCAATAATGACACTAACAAAGATGCAAATATTGACTTACAAAATGATGGTAAATACTTTGTTCCTGCCTGGTCCGTCACCATTCTTGATGGATGCAACAAAGAAATTTTCAATACGGCAAAAGTTAATAGTCAGACCTCAATAATGGTGAAAAAGAGTGGTGATAATAGTTCTAATGAACTCACTTGGGAATGGAAAATGGAGCCAAAGAAAGACACCATGAATGGAAAGGGAAATATTAAAGCACATCAGCTCTTGGAGCAGAAGGAACTAACCTTGGATGCTAGTGACTATTTATGGTACATGACTAGTGTTGATATCAATGACACTTCAATTTGGAGCAATGCAACTCTCAGTGTGAACACTATGGGGCATACACTTCATGGTTATGTTAATAGGAGGTATATAGGATACCAATTTAGCCAATGGGGAAATAAATTCACTTATGAAAAGAAAGTTTCTTTGAAGAATGGAACAAACATTATAACTTTGCTTAGTGCCACTGTCGGGCTTGCAAACTATGGTGCATGGTTTGACGAGATAAAAACAGGCATATCAGGTGGCCCTGTTCAATTGATTGGAAAAAATAATGTTACTATGGATTTGTCAACCAACCTTTGGTCTTATAAGGTTGGTTTGAATGGTGAGAGGAAACGTTTATATGATTCGCAACAACATCTCAGTGTATCATGGAACACTAATTCACCTCATATTCCTATTGGAAAACCTATGACTTGGTATAAGGCAGAGTTTAAAGCCCCTTTTGGAACAAACCCTATCGTGGTGGACTTCCAAGGCCTAGGTAAAGGACATGCTTGGGTGAATGGACATAGCATTGGTCGTTATTGGGCTTCTTGGGTTACAGCTACAAATGGATGCAGTGACACGTGCGATTATCGGGGAAAATATGTAAAGGAAAAGTGCAACACTAATTGTGGAAGTCCATCGCAAAGGTGGTATCATGTACCAAGATCATTCTTGAATGATGACATGAACATATTGGTTTTATTTGAGGAAATAGGTGGTAATCCTCAGAGTGTTCAGTTCCAAACTGTGACAACAGGAATTATTTGTGCTAATGTATATGAAGGCGCACAACTCGAACTATCATGCCAAAGTGGACAAGTAATTTCACAAATCCAATTTGCTAGCTTTGGGAATCCACAAGGCCAGTGTGGTTCTTTTAAGAAAGGGCCTTGGGAAGCTACAAATACCCAATCTGTTGTGGAAGCTGCATGCATAGGAAAAAGTAATTGTGGATTTATAGTTACAAAAGAAATGTTTAGTGTTCCACTTGGAGTAACAAATAGTACAGCTAAATTAGCGGTGCAGGTGACATGTTAAGCCAGAATTTTCTACAAgttaatttaaaaattaaatgtCCAATTATcaaattttaaataatatattaaaaattcACATATCGTAAGTTAAAATCATTTTTCTTTAGTTTAAACGTTAATGTAAGTTGTGGTAACAATAAAAGTTATTTGAGCAACCACCCAATCTCTTTCAACATTTCTACCATGAAAAATTGTATCATTCTTACAGAGCAAAATGACCCGTATATTTGCAAACAAGATGTTATACCTCATCAACAACATTAGAGTTTGTTTAGTTTTTCATTGAAAATTAGTAAAATTATAGTGAAACAACTCAAAAACACATATAATCCGGGACGGAGTCAGAAATTTTAAACTGTGAGGACAATATATTATTATATGAAtttatttccatttatttttaaaacataaatatatattatatttttttaatgaaatttatatctaaaaaatatttaataatttataaatcttttatttttgtaacttcctaaattttattataaaaaataattttttttgtatGCATTTTTTATAAGATcataatattaatataaaatcctataaatcaatttttttaaagGTTTAGGGAAAAAATATTGAAGTTATACAAAAAAAAAATCGAATATATTTAGTATGCCatattttgatttaattatttaCAGTGAAAATAAAAAAACTCACATTAATTTCAAAGAATATCCTAAACAAACATTcatatattttataatttttaataatatattcataataataatattattatttcaattaatttaaatatatatatatatatatatatatatatatatatatatatatatatatatatatatatttgttttttGAGAAACATAGTGGGGGCACATGCCCCCATACCAATGGATGTGCCTCCGTCCCTACATATAATTGCTTCAAAAAATTCATATTTAAAGCTTGTTATTACTTTCTAATAAAAAACTTGCACCACacattttatttttcttttaaacaATAAATCGTAGTTTTATGTGTCTtttatttctttctctttttttagGTATAAGTGTGTTTTGTAAGTCTTACATGTTTATCTTTATCCTGATATTTTCTTAGATCaaattttatatatttattagGATAATTATTTTTATGAAATATTTTATCACAAGTGTGAAAGATATGAAAGCATATTAGTGCATGTGAAATTTATCATTAGAATTCAATGTATACATTAACTTATGCGataagttatatatatatatatatatatatatatatatatatatatatatatatatagatatattaaATTTAGCGCCATAAATTAATGTCTAATTCCGTTCATGTGATAATAGTAATTGATTGACatttaaaattcattaaaataataattatgaTACATTATTTAGATTTAGATTTCAAATTGTTAAAGGCAATGATGTTTTAGCTTTGAACCAATATTGATTCAACACAAACTTCTATTTTTAATATATTACTTACaagtttttattattttttgatttCCATGACTCTTAATATAAATCTTTAGTAGCTTCCCCTAAATTTTAAGCCAATGTATTATCAATATGACTTGTAAATGGATATTTTTATAAGTTACgaaaaattatattattaaaGTTAAAATCGTTTTACttatttaaaaatttaattttctGGAAGGATATGCTTTTATGGCATTCCTAATATAAAGTGGAATTGTATTCAAAACTTAAAGTTATTTGATTTTAATAACAAAAAAGAGTATTTTGTCGAACTTAATGTAAGGAATACAAATAAATGTGATGaattaaaatgataaaatataacTAAACTACTAGGTGAAGAGTTAAAAGGATAACCAGTTATATATAAAAGTACGAAATATGTCAAAtaatttcacaaaacaaacaatAAAGTTGATATAATTTTGTATTTATGTTATTTATGTATTCATTTTACCACTTACATTGCATGAGTTTTATATCTTTTATTAAAAAACAACTGAATGGAATGAATGTGATAAAATCCTCTTGGTAGAGGAACTATGTCTTGTGATACTCTCCCCTAAATCGGTTTGACAACATGCATCTATCCACCAAAATATCATGAGTGATAGTTGAACCATGTTAAAATTCCTTAGTAATATAAATAAGTCTTATGATGCTATCCCCTAAGTAGGATTTACAACAATCATCTACGCGCATATGTATCATTAAAAGAAGTAGGGCCACGTTAAAATCCTTCTAGTTAAAGGACTAAGTATTGTAAACTCTCCCCTAAATCAAATAGAATCTCTATGTGTTGGCATATATTTAAAATGAATTGGACCATATTAAACTCATTTGAAGAAAGAGGCTAACTCTTGTGATACTATCATTTAACAATGTTCGTGTTCGACTGTGATTTTCAACAAATCTACCTCTCGTGGAAAGACATATGGCTTTATTTAAACTGCACCAAAAACAAAAGGCATCAATTTTTGCATTATTCACCCCTAATATAGACCGTGTCTTATGATTAACAAGTTTACATTTCTATTAAAGAAGTTGGTATGGTACACTTTATAACTCATGCCAACAAAGAAACGGAGTATCCAAAACCCTACCAAAATATAAAAAATGGCAACATAAAAACAACACTAATTtataacaaataaataaataaaaccaCTAAGAGATGAGGGAGATATATTAGTACCGGGATAAACATTAAGATTTACTTGAGAAATAGTAATTCCTATGTGATTATATATAGAACATTGAGAAATTTTCTCCATTAAATGGTCGTAGATTTCTAAGAAGATACAATTCTTCAGATATAAATTATATTCTTCGTACTCGTGAAAAAGCTCGAAATACCAAATGAATATCTCGTTAATTAAGAAAATATACAACTGGTAGTTCATCTGATAAAAGAAGAACCATTTATCTATAAACTACAATATGTGATATCATAGAGATACTACAATGTAAATTGTTTTTGACAACAACAACAAAGCTTTTAGAGATCAGACTGGTACATTCTCTTTGAAAAAAAATCAACTAGTAAAGAGAATTCTTCTCAAGAGAAATTATAAACCTCATCGTGTTGGCTTCGACACAATAAACACACTTATAACAAGCAAAAATATTTCTTTGTCAATCGGGCATGAACACACCAATTAGAAATACACAGCTCATACAAATCTCGCTCCTAGGTGCTGGTGGACCAAAATAATTTCATTAAGAATTTAACCCTTAATAACCACTTGCTTTAGGGCTTTGGACAGACATGAGGGTTAAGGATATGATCATGACCTCAAACAAAACTAGCCTAGATTTCAAATATGGACCCTGCAACTCGTTACACGGGTCAAACATGCCATTTAGACTGGGATAACTATTTCTAAAGCATATCACCCTTAAGAACCTCATGCTTAGGGGATGTGGATATGAATGAAGAGAAAATAATCTCGGGTCACTCATGGACTATGTTAAATAAAAATCTATATCGATCAATCTATCATTATATTTTTTCGAAGTATAAAATATGAACAAGTTCAACTTATAAATCGACACACTATGGACAACTATTTTAAATACCTTTTAATCTAAATCTTAATTTCACTAAACCTTCGACATGTCCACAGTTAAATGACGTCTCTCTATTTTGAACAAGAACAATAAGTTATATATGCCACATATTATAACAGATCTCTGAAAGTAAAATCATATTTTCAAGTACGGGTCGAGTATGAAACCATCATAATATAATTTTTTTACTATATATTAACCATTGCaaaatataatttaaaatatataataataaaatatttttgttcgTATAACTAAAATATATAATTGAATGGTATAAGTTATCAATGGCAGATTCATAATTTTTAATAATCGGGGCAGTAAAATAGTTTCTAATATGAACATTTATAAAGAATTAATAAGCATATAATAAATAGTAAGgtatttaatttttaatataagaCACAATTTGCTTCACTTTGCATGTTTAACGTTAAGAGattgataaaaaaaatttaaaaaaaagtttattACTTTAAATTTCAATAtatcttttttatttatataataaaatatttttaataaaaataataatttgaTATAAGGAGACAACTACTGTTTTTTTGTGTGAAAGTAAAATCAAAATTATAAGTCATTTAAAGAGTTATTTTTTATGTGGAGGATTAGATTCGATATTGTCATATACATATCAAATAGATTATGTTAGCAAACTTttttttgtctatataaaataCATGATATAATTAGATCTTCTCGTGTTTTATACCGTTCATTCATCTTATATTTGTATTTATCTTATCCTAAACCATCAACTAACCCTGAATAATTTGTAATCAATATTTTGGAATTATATCTCTTTTACTATATATAAATTATTATAATAGCAAATTTAAATATGCTAATTTAGATATATGCGACAAGCATAATTTTGTTATTCCGTAGTTTTATGTACACTTTGGTTGAAGATTTTTTTGTTTCATTCATTATTTCCATTacttaaattaaaaattaataattgTATTTGGATAAACAAAGTTAAATATTTGAAGATTTTTAGAACATATAGGTTGTATTTGACGAGTTCTTACTCACTCCTTGGGTGTCTTTTTTTTCTTGTGACCAACACATATAACATACTTTTTATGAAGAGAAATCTAATTTAGAATATTGATTAGATAGTTCAACACTATTTTTGGGGAACAACCAAACTACATTTTCCTATATAATTCATTTTCTCAATTATAATATTTCAATAAAAAGACGGAAGAATCATACATGTTCAAAATGGGTTTGTTATCTTGTTATAGCATTCTCTTAATGAGTATGATTATGTTGCACTCGTGTTTTG containing:
- the LOC127085685 gene encoding beta-galactosidase-like — encoded protein: MSMIMLHSCFAIEVTYDSKALIINGERRLIFSGAIHYPRSTVEMWPDLIQKAKDGGLDAIETYIFWDRHEPVQREYNFSGNLDFVKFFKLIQEAGLYAIMRIGPYACAEWNYGGFPLWLHNIPGIELRTNNEVYKKEMQIFTTKIVNVAKEANLFASQGGPIVLAQIENEYGDIMWNYKDAGKEYVKWCAQMALAQNIGVPWIMCQQGDAPQPIINTCNGYYCHNFKPNNPKSPKMFTENWIGWFQKWGERVPHRSAEDSAFSVARFFQNGGVLNNYYMYHGGTNFGRTSGGPYITTSYDYDAPIDEYGNLNQPKWGHLKQLHAAIKLGENVLTNYISVNDKDLGNGITLTTYANSTGARFCFLSNNDTNKDANIDLQNDGKYFVPAWSVTILDGCNKEIFNTAKVNSQTSIMVKKSGDNSSNELTWEWKMEPKKDTMNGKGNIKAHQLLEQKELTLDASDYLWYMTSVDINDTSIWSNATLSVNTMGHTLHGYVNRRYIGYQFSQWGNKFTYEKKVSLKNGTNIITLLSATVGLANYGAWFDEIKTGISGGPVQLIGKNNVTMDLSTNLWSYKVGLNGERKRLYDSQQHLSVSWNTNSPHIPIGKPMTWYKAEFKAPFGTNPIVVDFQGLGKGHAWVNGHSIGRYWASWVTATNGCSDTCDYRGKYVKEKCNTNCGSPSQRWYHVPRSFLNDDMNILVLFEEIGGNPQSVQFQTVTTGIICANVYEGAQLELSCQSGQVISQIQFASFGNPQGQCGSFKKGPWEATNTQSVVEAACIGKSNCGFIVTKEMFSVPLGVTNSTAKLAVQVTC